GCGAAACGAGCAAATTACCGATCAACCTTGAGATCAACGTTACGAAGACCGGCAGCGTCATCGCATCACGCGTGGCCTTCAGTGCTGCGATGCCGACCACCTTCATGCAGCTTCTGGGCCGCGAGACAGTCACGATCGGCGGCACGGCGACAGCGCAATACCAGACGCCGTCCTACATGGACTTCTACATGCTGCTCGATAACACTCCTTCGATGGGCGTCGCCGCGACGCCCGATGATATCGAGCGAATGAAACATGCCACCCGATTTGGCAACGCTAAGGGCAAGGACGCTAAGTGCGCGTTTGCCTGCCATATCGTTTCCGAGAAAGGTGTCGAAGACAAAACCAGCTACTACAATGTCGCACTGAACAACAACATTCCAATCCGGATCGATGTGGTTGCGCAGGCGACAAAGGCACTTATGGAAACGGCAGAACAAACCCAGACGGTTAAGGGGCAGTTCCGCATGGCCGCTTACACCTTTGGCAAGACAGCTCAGGATGCGCAGCTTTTCAAGGTCGCAGAACTGGACGAGAATCTGTCGACAGTCGGCGAAGCGACCAAAAACATCAAGCTTATGAGCATCCCCTTTCAGAACTACAACCAAGATCAGCAGACCAGCTTCGACGATGCGCTGACCAAAATCGAAAAAGAGATCAAAGAAATTCCCGGCCAAGGCACAAGCAGCGCGGACCGCCAGAAGATCGTCTTCTTCGTCTCAGATGGCGTGGGTGACCACGCCAAGCCCACCGGCTGCACCAGCCCGAAAGGCCGAGTCAACAGCACTCGCTGCATCGAACCTATCGATACGAAGTTCTGCGAATATCTGAAGAATAAGAATATCAAGATAGCCGTTCTTTATACGACCTATCTGCCCCTGGAGGATAACGGCTTCTGGAAGGACTGGGTCAAACCGTTCGACGGCATCATCGCCACCCGGATGCAAGAATGTGCGAGCCCCGGCTACTTTTTCCAGGTGTCCCTGACGCAAGGCATTACCGAGGCTATGGACACCCTCTTCCACAAGATCGTCAGCACGCCGCGTCTCACCGGGTAATGCGCGGCACCACCCAACGCGAACCTCAAACCCGCTCACCACGGCGAATTCGATAGCTCGGCACATACATCGTCACGAGCTCTTCCGCCGCCGTGGGGTGCAGTGCCATCGTTCGGTCGAAATCCTCCTTGGTGCATCCGGCCTTCAGCGTAATCCCGAGAATCTGCGCCATCTCGCCAGCGTCGTGCCCGAGGATATGGGCGCCGACGACTTTGCGGCTTTCTGTATCGACGATCAGCTTCATCAGCATCTTTTCGGACCGGCCAGAAAGCGTCGCCTTGAGCGGCCGGAACTGCGCCCGGTAGACCTCGAGCTCCCTGTAGCGTTTCGCCGCCTCCTCTTCCGAAAGGCCGACCGTGCCGATCTCGGGCTGGGAGAAGACAGCTGTCGCGATCGTTTCGTGATCCGGCTTCGTCGGATTGTTCTTGTATTCCGTCTCGATGAAGCACATCGCCTCGTGGATCGCGACTGGCGTGAGTTGCACCCTGTCGGTGACATCGCCGAGCGCGTAGATGTTGTCGGCGCTCGTGCGCGAATATTCGTCGACGACGATCGCGCCGCGCTCGTTCGTTTTCACACCTGCCGCCTCAAGCCCAAGGCCTTCGGTATTCGGATCGCGTCCAAGCGCAAGCAGCACGGCGCCGGCATTCAGCGTGCCATTATTCAAGGTCTCGACAGCAAGCCCTTGTTCGCTCTTCGACACCATTTCCAAGGTGTCACGGCACAGGATGCGGATTCCCTTGGCAACCATGGCTTCATGCAGGCCGCGGCGCAGATCCTGGTCGAAGCGCGAGAGGATTTCCGCCCCGCGGTAGACGAGCGTCGTCTCGACGCCCAGTCCATGGAAGATATTGGCAAATTCCACGGCAATATATCCGCCCCCCGCAATCACGATCGCCTTCGGCAGATCTTCGAGATGGAATGCTTCATTGGAGGAAATGCAAAGCTCGTGCCCTGGCAGGGCGGCATGCGGGTTCGGCCGGCCACCGGTGGCAATGACGATGGTCTTGGCGGTCACGGTCATGCCGGTCTTCACCAGCCGGATCGTATGCGCATCGACTAGCTCGGCGCGCGTTTCGAGGATTTCCGCATTCGCGCCGGAAAGCCCCTTCTTGTAGAGCCCCTCCAGCCGCGCGATTTCGGCGTCCTTGGCAGCGATCAGCTTCTTCCAGTCGAAATGGCT
Above is a window of Rhizobium etli 8C-3 DNA encoding:
- the gor gene encoding glutathione-disulfide reductase, which gives rise to MSSYDYDLFVIGGGSGGVRSARVAASLGKKVAIAEEYRYGGTCVIRGCVPKKLFVYASQYREHFEDAAGFGWTVGESHFDWKKLIAAKDAEIARLEGLYKKGLSGANAEILETRAELVDAHTIRLVKTGMTVTAKTIVIATGGRPNPHAALPGHELCISSNEAFHLEDLPKAIVIAGGGYIAVEFANIFHGLGVETTLVYRGAEILSRFDQDLRRGLHEAMVAKGIRILCRDTLEMVSKSEQGLAVETLNNGTLNAGAVLLALGRDPNTEGLGLEAAGVKTNERGAIVVDEYSRTSADNIYALGDVTDRVQLTPVAIHEAMCFIETEYKNNPTKPDHETIATAVFSQPEIGTVGLSEEEAAKRYRELEVYRAQFRPLKATLSGRSEKMLMKLIVDTESRKVVGAHILGHDAGEMAQILGITLKAGCTKEDFDRTMALHPTAAEELVTMYVPSYRIRRGERV
- a CDS encoding TadE/TadG family type IV pilus assembly protein, which encodes MKKLARRLVGDRSGNFGIMTALLAVPVLGAAGMAVDFAHALSLRTQLYAAADAAAVGAISEKSPAVAKAMTMQGDGTITVGSEDAQTMFMGQMAGETSKLPINLEINVTKTGSVIASRVAFSAAMPTTFMQLLGRETVTIGGTATAQYQTPSYMDFYMLLDNTPSMGVAATPDDIERMKHATRFGNAKGKDAKCAFACHIVSEKGVEDKTSYYNVALNNNIPIRIDVVAQATKALMETAEQTQTVKGQFRMAAYTFGKTAQDAQLFKVAELDENLSTVGEATKNIKLMSIPFQNYNQDQQTSFDDALTKIEKEIKEIPGQGTSSADRQKIVFFVSDGVGDHAKPTGCTSPKGRVNSTRCIEPIDTKFCEYLKNKNIKIAVLYTTYLPLEDNGFWKDWVKPFDGIIATRMQECASPGYFFQVSLTQGITEAMDTLFHKIVSTPRLTG